The Helianthus annuus cultivar XRQ/B chromosome 16, HanXRQr2.0-SUNRISE, whole genome shotgun sequence genome includes a window with the following:
- the LOC110918162 gene encoding auxin-responsive protein SAUR50 encodes MGLIRKSHKQTQALAIKKIIKKCSSFGKNNDDSGLPNDVPKGHFVVYVGERRNRYIVPISCLDHPTFQDLLQRSEEEFGFNHDMGIIIPCQEVDFLSFFSMIA; translated from the coding sequence ATGGGTCTAATCCGAAAGTCACACAAACAAACTCAAGCACTAGCCATCAAGAAAATCATCAAAAAGTGCTCGAGTTTTGGCAAGAACAACGACGACAGCGGCCTCCCAAACGATGTCCCAAAAGGACATTTTGTGGTGTACGTTGGAGAAAGAAGAAACAGATATATTGTTCCGATATCATGTTTGGATCATCCAACATTTCAAGATCTACTACAAAGATCCGAGGAAGAATTCGGATTTAATCACGATATGGGCATCATCATTCCTTGCCAAGAAGTTGATTTTCTATCTTTTTTCTCCATGATTGCATGA